From Sulfuracidifex tepidarius, one genomic window encodes:
- the thrC gene encoding threonine synthase, with amino-acid sequence MKCLECGYEKEIDQNAILCPKCGGLMEIIVEPPSNFSFSELRGRGVWRYKKLIAGEYKRLISINEGGTPLIRSCNINKNLYMKYEGVNPTGSFKDRGMTVAVSSAVSNGYKTVIAASTGNTAAAAAAYAARAGIKSFIVLPKGKVALGKLAQSILYGTTIMEVEGSFDVAMGAVMKLYKDLGIVYPLNSFNPWRLEGQKTIAFEITEDIGVPDAVIVPVGNAGNIYAIWKGFTELVKAGVTDKIPRMIGVQAEGASPIARAFIEGSQSPVFTDSPETVATAIRIGKPVNWRKAMKAVRESNGTMLVVSDNEILKAQRDLARKEGVGAEPASAASLAGYYKALDRKIISPDEKVAIILTGHSLKDPDSMGKAETKRILINPSFIEKIILEEVNDHNSS; translated from the coding sequence ATGAAATGTTTAGAATGTGGTTATGAAAAGGAAATAGACCAAAATGCTATATTATGTCCTAAATGTGGGGGACTAATGGAAATTATAGTGGAGCCACCCTCCAATTTCTCTTTCTCAGAATTGAGGGGGCGTGGGGTTTGGAGATACAAGAAGCTAATAGCAGGAGAGTACAAGAGGCTTATATCTATAAATGAGGGAGGGACTCCTCTAATTAGGTCTTGTAATATTAACAAGAACTTGTACATGAAGTACGAGGGGGTGAATCCCACGGGCAGCTTTAAGGACAGAGGAATGACTGTAGCCGTCAGTTCTGCCGTCTCAAATGGCTATAAGACTGTCATCGCTGCTTCCACAGGAAACACTGCTGCTGCAGCTGCTGCCTATGCTGCAAGAGCAGGTATTAAGAGCTTCATAGTTTTACCTAAAGGAAAGGTAGCATTAGGAAAATTAGCTCAGTCAATACTTTACGGAACAACTATTATGGAAGTTGAGGGCAGCTTTGACGTTGCGATGGGGGCTGTAATGAAGCTCTACAAGGACCTTGGAATAGTCTACCCGTTGAACTCGTTTAACCCTTGGAGGCTTGAAGGACAGAAGACTATAGCTTTCGAGATCACTGAGGATATTGGAGTTCCAGACGCAGTTATAGTACCTGTCGGAAACGCGGGGAACATCTATGCGATATGGAAGGGTTTCACGGAACTAGTGAAAGCCGGAGTAACAGATAAAATCCCCAGGATGATAGGTGTCCAGGCCGAAGGGGCATCTCCAATAGCAAGGGCATTCATAGAAGGGAGTCAGTCTCCCGTCTTCACTGACAGCCCTGAGACAGTAGCTACTGCAATAAGGATAGGGAAACCGGTAAACTGGAGGAAGGCAATGAAGGCTGTAAGGGAATCTAATGGAACGATGTTAGTCGTCTCTGATAACGAGATACTTAAGGCACAACGTGATCTGGCAAGGAAGGAAGGAGTAGGCGCAGAACCTGCTTCCGCAGCGTCACTGGCGGGATATTACAAGGCTTTAGATAGGAAAATTATATCGCCTGATGAGAAGGTAGCAATCATACTCACGGGCCATTCCCTCAAGGATCCAGATTCAATGGGAAAAGCAGAGACCAAGAGAATTCTTATCAATCCCTCGTTTATTGAAAAAATCATTCTAGAGGAGGTGAACGACCATAATAGTAGTTAA
- the asd gene encoding aspartate-semialdehyde dehydrogenase codes for MDKIKVSLLGSTGMVGQKMVRILSSHPFIELTKVSASPSKVGKKYEESVRWIEQGDIPDQVKEMRMVSTSPEDHKDVDVVLSALPNDLAEDVELKLVKEGITVISNASPFRMDPDVPLINPEVNWEHLQILKHQRERKGWKGVMVKNPNCTASIMTMPLKPIFSSVSSKRTFITTLQAVSGAGYSGLPFMAIENNVIPYIKGEEDKIPKEINKMLGKIEDGKIKNANNVIYVTSTRVPVKVGHMGVINVELQEKVDPESVKRSIREFKSLPQLRGLPTAPKFPIVLRDEEDRPQPARDLSEGMSTSVGRIKVEDDILRFVVLGDNLVRGAAGITVLTLEVMKELGYI; via the coding sequence ATGGACAAAATAAAGGTGTCACTCCTGGGATCTACGGGAATGGTAGGACAGAAAATGGTGAGAATCCTCTCCTCTCACCCTTTCATAGAGCTCACTAAGGTTAGTGCATCCCCGTCAAAGGTAGGCAAGAAATATGAGGAATCTGTTAGATGGATTGAACAAGGAGATATTCCCGACCAAGTCAAGGAAATGAGAATGGTCTCCACCAGTCCAGAGGATCACAAAGACGTGGACGTAGTTCTATCTGCCCTTCCGAACGACCTTGCAGAAGATGTAGAATTGAAGCTTGTGAAGGAAGGAATAACCGTGATATCTAACGCTTCCCCGTTTAGGATGGACCCAGACGTTCCACTCATAAACCCAGAAGTGAACTGGGAACATCTGCAGATACTCAAGCACCAAAGGGAGAGGAAAGGCTGGAAAGGAGTTATGGTTAAGAATCCTAACTGCACCGCTTCCATCATGACAATGCCACTTAAACCGATCTTCTCTTCAGTTTCTTCGAAAAGGACGTTCATCACTACGCTCCAGGCGGTAAGCGGAGCAGGCTATTCAGGTCTGCCTTTCATGGCAATAGAGAATAACGTTATACCTTACATTAAGGGAGAGGAGGACAAGATACCCAAGGAGATAAACAAGATGTTGGGGAAAATAGAGGATGGTAAAATAAAGAATGCCAACAACGTGATTTACGTCACGTCTACTAGGGTTCCAGTCAAAGTAGGACACATGGGCGTCATAAACGTGGAGCTTCAGGAGAAGGTAGACCCTGAGTCCGTGAAAAGGTCAATAAGAGAATTCAAGTCCCTTCCTCAACTGAGGGGTTTACCCACTGCGCCGAAGTTTCCAATAGTGCTCAGGGATGAGGAGGACAGACCTCAGCCAGCTAGAGATTTAAGTGAGGGAATGTCGACAAGCGTCGGTAGAATTAAGGTGGAAGACGATATACTTAGGTTCGTAGTCTTAGGAGACAACCTGGTAAGGGGTGCAGCAGGGATAACTGTGCTTACCTTAGAAGTCATGAAGGAACTAGGATATATATAA
- a CDS encoding Nre family DNA repair protein: protein MRKIPAELCVKCKGSKYLCGLSYCPIIERFRSFINVVQGINVNDKSVNGSSPPSVVVGERGYPKVKVMYNVPPNVYGDEARKYEDPLGWWGKATLSDIIGYRSGLLSAVKDQRIEDPWSLYEKEISVSSVSQKPVRYDVLLSSTPDAKLKFDGVIMPRGPSAPLQNIKVNDNASLSRTLEKLIFDDLKASEAVVQAYSQGEDIYKLISAMSMGLLGVKKNRKLVPTRWAITSVDSIIGTFLLGKVKESTRTIDSVSVYYSSYLGNYFHIILYPGNYRSSWIEIWYPLSLWSSETTVVELSENFWGKYEYMDGGYMAARLAVMEKLQKEDIQAGIVIIREITSEYYAPVGNWHIRETVRKAMENKISTFDNVSEAFSFVQDRLKDKKVNLFATRSVSDLVKQKKIEDFFK, encoded by the coding sequence ATGAGGAAGATACCAGCTGAACTATGCGTCAAATGTAAAGGGTCTAAGTACCTTTGCGGACTATCCTATTGTCCAATCATCGAGAGATTTAGGTCTTTCATAAACGTGGTTCAAGGAATCAACGTCAACGACAAGAGTGTGAACGGTTCCTCTCCTCCCAGCGTAGTAGTAGGGGAGAGAGGTTACCCCAAGGTCAAAGTCATGTACAACGTACCTCCTAACGTGTACGGAGACGAAGCCAGGAAATACGAGGATCCCCTTGGGTGGTGGGGGAAAGCTACTTTGTCAGACATTATAGGATACAGATCTGGGTTGCTCTCAGCTGTGAAGGATCAGCGAATAGAAGACCCGTGGAGTCTATACGAAAAAGAAATTTCAGTTTCCAGCGTTTCCCAAAAGCCTGTAAGATATGACGTCCTACTTTCATCAACACCAGATGCCAAGCTTAAGTTCGACGGTGTGATAATGCCTAGAGGTCCGTCAGCACCACTGCAAAACATCAAGGTTAACGATAACGCATCTTTGAGCAGGACTTTAGAGAAGCTAATTTTCGATGACTTGAAGGCATCTGAAGCTGTAGTTCAAGCTTACTCTCAAGGGGAGGACATCTATAAGTTGATCTCTGCAATGTCCATGGGCTTGTTAGGAGTGAAGAAGAACAGGAAGCTTGTTCCCACGAGATGGGCTATAACATCTGTAGACAGTATAATCGGAACTTTTCTACTCGGGAAGGTGAAGGAGAGTACTAGGACTATAGATTCGGTCTCAGTCTACTATTCTTCCTACTTAGGGAACTATTTCCATATAATTCTCTATCCGGGAAACTACCGTTCCTCATGGATAGAGATATGGTATCCACTCAGCTTATGGTCTAGCGAGACCACTGTGGTAGAGTTAAGCGAAAACTTCTGGGGCAAATACGAATACATGGATGGTGGGTATATGGCAGCCAGATTAGCTGTAATGGAGAAGTTACAAAAGGAAGACATACAAGCAGGTATCGTAATAATTAGGGAAATAACTAGCGAATACTACGCTCCAGTGGGAAATTGGCACATTAGAGAAACGGTGAGGAAAGCCATGGAAAACAAGATTTCAACATTTGACAACGTAAGTGAGGCCTTCTCTTTCGTTCAAGATAGACTAAAGGATAAGAAAGTAAACTTGTTCGCCACAAGGTCTGTTTCAGATTTAGTTAAACAGAAGAAAATAGAGGATTTCTTCAAGTAG
- a CDS encoding PHP-associated domain-containing protein, with protein sequence MFIDFHTHTFFSDGKASPKEMFETAKKKGIFISITDHDTSKGIKEVNELPVIPGQEVTTQFGHVVILCNFPPSPPSDIKGLVDYAKENSCVVFPSHPFDIFRAGIGDHVFDYKFDAIETFNSKANRVANGKAKEAALKLDLPGLADSDSHVPSAIGSAYNAIELSEFNVDDILDSVRKKKSKPVEVGLSGKAKLDIVVWHIQRKLKK encoded by the coding sequence ATTTTCATAGATTTTCATACGCATACTTTCTTCAGTGACGGGAAAGCGTCCCCTAAGGAAATGTTCGAAACTGCTAAGAAGAAAGGAATTTTCATATCAATTACGGATCACGATACCTCCAAGGGTATAAAGGAGGTCAACGAGCTCCCCGTTATTCCCGGACAGGAGGTCACAACCCAGTTTGGACACGTTGTGATCCTATGTAACTTTCCTCCATCCCCTCCAAGTGACATAAAAGGACTCGTGGACTATGCTAAGGAGAACAGCTGTGTCGTGTTTCCATCACATCCCTTCGATATCTTTAGGGCTGGGATAGGAGATCATGTATTTGATTACAAGTTTGATGCAATAGAGACCTTCAACTCAAAGGCCAACAGAGTAGCTAACGGGAAGGCGAAAGAGGCCGCTCTCAAACTTGATCTCCCAGGGTTAGCCGATAGCGACTCCCATGTGCCGTCCGCAATAGGTTCAGCTTATAACGCAATAGAACTAAGCGAGTTTAACGTTGACGATATACTAGATTCCGTAAGGAAAAAGAAGTCGAAACCAGTGGAGGTGGGTCTATCGGGAAAGGCTAAATTGGACATTGTAGTATGGCATATACAGAGGAAGCTGAAGAAATGA
- a CDS encoding DUF4443 domain-containing protein, whose product MDVPSIITEITSTRQGNAPKYDEGHVALALITIKENQPIGRISLMKKVGLKEASMKTLIRRMKELGLVETDKIGGTVLTEKGESILDQILKRVAVKQVTLKSIGWDSYGILLRGGESLLRQHGVLELRDEVIKQGAERVLIAVFENGKIEIPPKTDDMAMGNLLQEISEAFKEAKEGDMAIFITPQDLRLALKVSVKILENVNVA is encoded by the coding sequence ATGGACGTCCCATCGATAATCACTGAGATCACTTCGACTAGGCAGGGAAATGCGCCCAAATACGATGAAGGGCATGTGGCTCTGGCTCTTATCACAATAAAGGAGAACCAACCTATAGGGAGGATCTCCCTCATGAAGAAGGTGGGTCTCAAGGAAGCAAGCATGAAAACGTTGATCAGAAGAATGAAAGAGCTGGGTCTGGTAGAAACGGATAAGATAGGTGGGACGGTTCTCACAGAGAAAGGGGAGTCCATTCTCGACCAGATATTGAAGAGGGTAGCCGTGAAACAGGTGACGCTCAAAAGTATAGGTTGGGACTCATACGGGATCCTCTTAAGAGGTGGCGAGTCTCTCTTACGTCAACATGGCGTCCTCGAGCTGAGAGACGAAGTTATAAAACAGGGAGCTGAGAGAGTGCTGATAGCAGTATTCGAAAACGGAAAGATAGAAATTCCCCCTAAAACAGACGATATGGCGATGGGAAATCTTCTACAGGAAATATCTGAAGCTTTCAAGGAGGCTAAAGAGGGAGATATGGCGATCTTCATAACCCCTCAGGATTTAAGACTAGCGTTAAAAGTATCAGTAAAAATACTGGAGAACGTAAATGTCGCTTAA
- a CDS encoding UbiD family decarboxylase — MAFSDLREYLNYMRKNGKLIEVDSEVSTDLEIAEISRKATYSHLYPLIFSRVKEFPKWKVVSNVFYSLEGVYDVLQTRDLESISKSFLEGFSDMPVTLLDKVKSLRDVLKLGKFTPRAKKPSFAKSDLKLTSVPAIKTWPKDAGRFFTFSLTITKDPDTGVHNVSVYRIQIIDDERAIIHWQAFKRGSMTAMRYKEKGITKVPVAIVNGVDPAVAFTAASPVPAGLDKYLFAGIMRGEGVGVTELDNGIMVPSSAETVFEGYVNTDELMDEGPFGDHLGYYTPKDLFPVFHLTKSYSREDPYFHVTSVGKPPLEDAWIGKGVERIFLPFAKMVIPELVDMNLPEYGVFTGVGIFSVKKYYPGQAKRAMMAIWGLGQLSLLKFVIVVDSDVDVHDLNEVLFALSTRVDPQRDVMIVNNVLTDSLDFSTPSPPLGSKIGIDATRKFKEETGREWPEEVTSDPDVQKKAEEIISKLKSRYLPS; from the coding sequence ATGGCGTTCTCCGATTTACGTGAGTACTTAAACTACATGAGGAAAAACGGCAAACTCATAGAGGTAGATTCCGAAGTTAGTACCGATCTAGAGATAGCTGAAATAAGCAGAAAGGCAACATACTCTCATCTATATCCTTTGATCTTTAGTAGAGTTAAAGAATTTCCTAAATGGAAGGTAGTGTCAAATGTATTTTACTCGTTGGAGGGGGTCTATGATGTGCTTCAAACCAGAGATTTGGAGTCCATTTCCAAAAGTTTCCTTGAAGGCTTCTCAGACATGCCAGTGACGTTGCTGGACAAGGTTAAGTCTCTCCGTGATGTTTTAAAGCTGGGGAAGTTCACTCCGAGAGCTAAGAAGCCATCTTTCGCGAAATCGGATCTGAAGCTCACTTCTGTCCCTGCAATAAAGACGTGGCCTAAAGACGCTGGAAGGTTCTTTACTTTCTCTTTGACCATAACAAAAGATCCAGATACTGGAGTTCATAATGTAAGTGTGTATAGAATTCAGATTATAGATGATGAGAGAGCAATAATACATTGGCAAGCATTTAAGAGAGGTTCTATGACTGCCATGAGGTATAAAGAGAAGGGAATCACCAAGGTACCCGTAGCTATAGTTAACGGGGTCGACCCAGCTGTAGCATTTACGGCAGCTTCTCCAGTCCCCGCTGGTCTGGATAAGTATTTGTTCGCAGGCATTATGAGAGGAGAAGGAGTAGGGGTTACGGAACTCGATAACGGGATCATGGTTCCATCATCAGCGGAGACCGTGTTTGAGGGCTATGTGAACACAGACGAACTTATGGATGAAGGTCCATTCGGTGATCATCTCGGATACTACACTCCAAAGGACTTGTTCCCTGTTTTTCATCTGACTAAGAGCTACTCTAGGGAAGACCCTTATTTTCACGTGACTTCGGTGGGGAAACCGCCTCTTGAGGACGCTTGGATAGGGAAGGGAGTAGAGAGGATATTCTTGCCATTTGCAAAGATGGTCATTCCTGAGCTAGTGGACATGAACCTCCCAGAATACGGCGTATTTACAGGAGTGGGGATTTTCTCTGTGAAAAAATACTATCCTGGTCAGGCTAAACGTGCAATGATGGCGATTTGGGGATTGGGACAACTAAGCCTTCTTAAGTTCGTGATCGTGGTTGATTCTGACGTAGATGTACATGACCTGAACGAGGTGCTATTTGCCCTATCAACTAGAGTAGACCCACAGAGAGACGTGATGATAGTTAACAACGTTCTCACGGACTCCCTAGACTTCAGTACGCCCTCTCCTCCTCTCGGCAGCAAGATAGGGATAGATGCTACAAGGAAATTCAAGGAGGAGACAGGAAGAGAGTGGCCTGAAGAAGTAACCTCTGATCCTGACGTGCAAAAGAAGGCGGAGGAAATAATTTCTAAACTCAAATCGAGATATCTTCCCTCCTGA
- the argF gene encoding ornithine carbamoyltransferase — protein MLKGKNFFCLLDFQRKDIELILDTSFMMKRWVYTNSVQKILEGKSVALIFEKPSTRTRISSEVAVYKLGGFPMVFDKNVLQLSRGETVEDTGAVMGRMVNGIGARVLKHETLERLARSSGLPVVNLLSNFSHPLQGLTDMMTIKEKFGDRKVKISFVGDGRDNVLMSLASISCSLGYDLNVASPSSMRPDPSLMERIEERCDETGASMDFMEDPYEAVRGTSVVYTDVWISMGEESIAETKKKQLGNYRVTSDLMKYTTEDSIFMHCLPAVRGEEVDAEVIDGKRSAVWDQAENRLYTAMAVFSLFL, from the coding sequence ATGCTAAAGGGTAAGAACTTCTTTTGTCTGCTAGACTTTCAGAGGAAAGACATAGAATTAATTTTGGATACCTCATTCATGATGAAGAGATGGGTATACACTAACTCTGTACAGAAAATCTTAGAAGGAAAGAGCGTTGCATTGATCTTTGAGAAACCGAGCACCAGAACAAGGATAAGCTCTGAGGTAGCTGTATATAAGCTCGGTGGTTTCCCGATGGTGTTTGATAAGAACGTATTACAACTCTCTAGAGGGGAAACAGTGGAAGATACAGGGGCGGTGATGGGGAGGATGGTGAACGGAATAGGTGCAAGGGTGCTCAAGCATGAGACTTTAGAGAGGTTAGCGAGAAGTTCTGGTCTACCTGTAGTAAACTTGCTCAGCAACTTTTCACATCCCCTTCAAGGTTTAACTGATATGATGACGATCAAGGAGAAGTTCGGAGATAGGAAAGTGAAGATATCTTTCGTTGGTGATGGAAGGGACAACGTTCTGATGAGTCTGGCTTCAATCTCCTGTTCCTTGGGTTACGACTTGAACGTTGCCTCCCCGTCGTCTATGAGACCCGATCCTTCCTTGATGGAGAGAATAGAGGAGAGATGTGACGAGACCGGTGCCTCTATGGATTTCATGGAAGACCCTTATGAGGCAGTCAGGGGAACATCGGTAGTCTATACTGACGTATGGATAAGCATGGGGGAAGAGAGCATAGCGGAAACGAAGAAGAAACAGTTGGGTAACTATAGGGTTACATCTGACTTGATGAAATATACTACGGAGGACTCAATTTTCATGCATTGCCTTCCTGCAGTTAGAGGTGAGGAAGTAGATGCGGAGGTCATAGACGGCAAGAGGAGTGCGGTATGGGATCAGGCTGAGAATAGGCTTTACACTGCCATGGCAGTTTTCAGTTTATTTTTGTGA
- a CDS encoding ATP-NAD kinase family protein, translated as MSLKVGFLVNPYAGSGSRTGEKGSDSKRTMNPEVPERISRFFRHAPRSPLYFTPRLNMGENYIKGLGFNFNLLDVGREETSAEDTRKAVRMMVELGVSIITFAGGDGTARDICSELSEIGVDLPILGIPTGVKMHSGVFAQTPEASGRLLSLFVEGRAKEDITDVLDVDEEAYKEGIYKVKSYFKALTIRADTLSVPPKSEVPIEDVEGIAEFVTENIREDAYYVFGTGLTVKKIEKRLGYNDVNYLGVDLFLGKELLKKNVSYFDLLSMVNDRRVFIIVTPIGGQGFIFGRGNQEIGPEIVRRAGKEGIIIVSSRAKLDNIPCLRVDSGDPQVDELFTSFRVLIGYNEFFSMKVCKSITSLE; from the coding sequence ATGTCGCTTAAGGTAGGATTCCTTGTTAATCCTTACGCCGGATCGGGGAGCAGAACGGGAGAGAAGGGAAGTGACTCCAAACGGACTATGAACCCAGAGGTACCTGAGAGGATCTCAAGGTTCTTCAGACACGCTCCACGTTCTCCCTTATATTTTACCCCCCGGTTAAACATGGGGGAAAACTACATTAAGGGATTAGGCTTCAATTTCAACCTTCTAGACGTAGGGCGTGAGGAGACTTCGGCTGAGGACACTAGGAAAGCTGTGAGGATGATGGTAGAGCTAGGAGTATCTATCATAACCTTCGCCGGAGGAGATGGGACAGCGAGGGATATATGTTCCGAGTTGAGTGAAATTGGAGTCGACCTACCTATTTTAGGAATTCCGACTGGGGTAAAGATGCATAGCGGAGTTTTCGCTCAGACCCCTGAAGCCTCAGGGAGACTACTGTCACTTTTCGTTGAAGGGAGAGCTAAGGAAGATATCACTGACGTCTTAGACGTAGATGAAGAGGCCTACAAGGAAGGTATATACAAGGTGAAGTCTTATTTCAAGGCCCTAACTATTAGGGCAGACACACTTTCAGTCCCTCCAAAAAGCGAAGTCCCGATCGAGGACGTGGAGGGTATAGCTGAATTTGTTACAGAGAACATAAGGGAAGACGCTTACTACGTGTTCGGAACCGGGCTAACAGTGAAGAAGATAGAAAAGAGGCTCGGATATAACGACGTAAATTACTTAGGAGTAGACCTGTTCTTAGGTAAAGAACTCCTAAAGAAAAACGTGTCTTACTTCGATCTGTTAAGCATGGTGAACGACCGTAGGGTTTTCATAATAGTCACACCTATAGGAGGGCAAGGTTTCATCTTCGGTAGGGGAAATCAAGAAATAGGACCTGAAATCGTCAGGAGGGCTGGAAAGGAAGGTATAATCATAGTGTCTTCACGTGCGAAGCTTGACAATATCCCTTGTTTGAGAGTGGACTCGGGAGATCCTCAAGTGGATGAGCTCTTCACTTCGTTTAGAGTACTAATAGGTTATAACGAGTTCTTCAGCATGAAAGTATGTAAAAGTATAACCTCCCTTGAATAG
- a CDS encoding aspartate kinase — MIVVKIGGSIQKDEKDYDLIVKKIESYSKQDRLVVVTSAIKGVTNDLIQISSSIDKAVEIVSDIYDRHIKLLGKVTDGKEFEKAFRDISKLADELFRVAWSIRVLGEVTPRTRDYILSFGERMAVIALSAVLRANGIDASGIVDPPFITDSNFGDANIIPDASEARMKNLISDVKSNVVVFPGFIGTTKDGKTTTLGRGGSDYSATSIAKVLGINKVKLVTEVPGIMTGDPRKFNNAKSIPRLSLEEAIELAQLGAKRLHPRTFDPMFHSDITVEVESLYESGSTVINGECTNEDAVKGIAMLDQLKMVSVESTKIVGKVGSASAIMTEARDVGVNIIAISQPASETTINLVVDEKSVPSLIDRLSQLKGNLIKNVRLEDVSAISVVGCGMRKTEISSKLLGIASSYDPIMISRGLSRVSTTFIVNSGNAEVLGRELHNEVLKWTK; from the coding sequence ATAATAGTAGTTAAAATTGGAGGTTCGATCCAGAAGGACGAGAAGGACTACGATCTAATAGTTAAAAAGATTGAAAGTTATAGTAAGCAAGATAGACTAGTTGTGGTGACCTCAGCTATTAAGGGCGTCACAAACGACCTAATTCAGATATCTAGCTCCATCGATAAGGCAGTAGAGATAGTAAGCGATATCTACGACAGACACATTAAGTTACTGGGGAAAGTTACAGACGGCAAGGAGTTCGAGAAGGCCTTCAGAGATATTTCAAAGTTGGCTGATGAGCTCTTTAGGGTTGCGTGGTCTATAAGGGTTCTGGGAGAGGTGACGCCTAGAACCAGGGATTATATACTTTCCTTTGGTGAAAGGATGGCCGTGATAGCTCTTTCCGCCGTTCTCAGGGCTAACGGAATAGATGCCTCTGGGATAGTCGATCCTCCCTTCATAACCGACTCAAATTTCGGTGACGCTAACATAATCCCAGACGCTTCAGAGGCTAGAATGAAGAACTTGATATCAGACGTGAAATCTAATGTCGTGGTCTTTCCAGGCTTCATAGGGACAACTAAGGATGGAAAGACCACCACACTTGGTAGAGGAGGAAGTGATTACTCCGCCACTTCCATAGCTAAAGTCCTAGGAATTAACAAGGTTAAATTAGTAACAGAAGTCCCTGGGATAATGACAGGAGACCCGAGGAAGTTCAACAACGCTAAGAGCATTCCCCGCCTTTCCCTGGAGGAAGCTATAGAACTCGCACAGCTCGGAGCCAAGAGGCTACACCCCAGAACCTTCGACCCCATGTTCCATTCTGACATAACAGTTGAGGTGGAATCGCTTTACGAGAGCGGTTCTACAGTTATAAACGGTGAATGCACTAACGAGGACGCGGTTAAGGGGATAGCAATGCTGGATCAATTGAAGATGGTCTCTGTAGAGAGTACTAAGATTGTAGGAAAAGTAGGTTCAGCCTCAGCTATAATGACAGAGGCCAGAGATGTAGGTGTGAACATAATTGCGATCTCCCAACCAGCATCTGAGACCACAATAAACTTGGTTGTAGATGAGAAGTCAGTCCCAAGCCTCATAGACAGATTGTCACAACTGAAGGGAAATCTCATAAAGAACGTTAGATTAGAGGACGTTTCAGCCATAAGCGTGGTAGGATGCGGAATGAGGAAAACCGAGATATCATCTAAGTTATTAGGAATAGCGTCCTCATATGACCCTATAATGATATCGAGAGGGCTCTCAAGGGTAAGCACTACTTTTATAGTCAACAGCGGAAATGCTGAAGTACTAGGTAGAGAACTTCATAACGAGGTGTTGAAATGGACAAAATAA
- the cdvB1/B2 gene encoding cell division protein CdvB1/B2, translating into MASTKVNDFIKNWGGGKQEPSVAEKIKGAFKPKEPLRYRLVMANYRLKTMISRLEVHVSRMQERDRVLFEKVVDAQMSKDNMRAAMYANEIAEIRKISKQLLTTQIALEQVQLRLETVTELGDVFTNLVPVIGVVNELRNSMRGVMPEISMELSELEEGLQEAVFEAGDFTGGGVDFTTASPEARKILNEAAVVAEQRMKENFPELPGFVTSTQKASNGTEQK; encoded by the coding sequence ATGGCAAGCACAAAGGTGAATGATTTCATAAAGAATTGGGGTGGAGGGAAGCAGGAGCCTAGCGTAGCTGAGAAGATAAAGGGTGCATTCAAGCCTAAGGAGCCTTTGAGGTATAGACTGGTGATGGCTAACTACAGACTTAAGACTATGATAAGCAGACTCGAAGTTCACGTTTCCAGAATGCAGGAGAGGGACAGAGTCCTTTTCGAGAAAGTAGTAGATGCTCAAATGAGCAAGGATAACATGAGGGCAGCTATGTATGCAAACGAGATAGCAGAGATAAGGAAGATAAGCAAACAACTACTCACGACTCAAATTGCCCTAGAACAAGTTCAGTTAAGGCTTGAGACAGTAACGGAGCTGGGAGACGTGTTCACCAACCTAGTTCCCGTGATAGGTGTGGTAAACGAGCTCAGGAACTCAATGAGAGGGGTAATGCCGGAGATAAGCATGGAACTATCAGAGTTAGAGGAAGGCCTACAGGAGGCAGTATTCGAGGCTGGAGACTTCACCGGAGGAGGAGTAGACTTCACTACAGCATCGCCGGAGGCAAGGAAGATACTGAACGAAGCAGCCGTAGTAGCAGAGCAGAGAATGAAGGAGAACTTCCCAGAACTTCCAGGCTTCGTAACT